In a single window of the Silurus meridionalis isolate SWU-2019-XX chromosome 8, ASM1480568v1, whole genome shotgun sequence genome:
- the ptafr gene encoding LOW QUALITY PROTEIN: platelet-activating factor receptor (The sequence of the model RefSeq protein was modified relative to this genomic sequence to represent the inferred CDS: inserted 1 base in 1 codon): MLPTETSFVEFLSLEDPQNRSIFLDSEFRYTLFPAFYGVVFVIGLVANVYALYVLNHMRESKAMNEIRIYMTNLTVADLLFVCVLPFWINYYINRGDWIYSDFFCRINGALFFINTYCSVLFLTVISINRYWAVTRPLVAASSDCWRRGVITSVIVWVVTLAAASYNLATPXLQRDDHANVSRCFEGYHNNTSSKLPVIVIHFLIIGLFFTVFLLVVFCNMLIACTLLSQPISQPRSSTGRRPHGTKRRALRMLCAVVGVFVICFIPHHVVQGPWTLAVLNMTDWSQETKQYLNDAHQVTLLLMGLNCILDPIVYCFSTRKFRMYIQGHLKKVKHGKTCSNYTSTTGMSMKIRNQSEDLSVFEQKQ, translated from the exons ATGCTTCCAACGGAGACTTCTTTCGTTGAGTTCCTCAGCCTGGAGGACCCCCAAAACAGGTCCATATTTCTGGACTCAGAGTTCCGCTACACACTTTTCCCCGCATTCTACGGTGTGGTGTTTGTGATCGGGCTGGTGGCCAATGTGTACGCCCTCTACGTCCTGAATCACATGCGGGAGTCCAAGGCCATGAACGAGATACGTATCTACATGACCAACCTGACCGTAGCGGATCTGCTTTTTGTCTGTGTGCTTCCCTTCTGGATCAACTATTATATTAATCGTGGCGACTGGATTTACTCAGACTTTTTTTGCCGCATCAATGGTGCACTTTTCTTCATTAACACCTATTGCTCCGTCCTCTTCCTCACCGTTATCAGCATCAATCGGTACTGGGCAGTGACTCGGCCACTGGTGGCCGCTTCTTCAGACTGCTGGAGGCGGGGGGTCATTACCTCCGTGATTGTCTGGGTTGTTACATTGGCGGCGGCATCTTATAACCTCGCCACCC GACTCCAGAGAGACGATCATGCAAATGTGTCCCGATGTTTCGAGGGTTATCATAACAATACTTCATCCAAGCTACCGGTCATTGTCATCCACTTCTTAATTATTGGCCTGTTCTTCACAGTGTTCCTTCTTGTTGTTTTCTGCAACATGCTCATTGCGTGCACCCTCCTGTCCCAGCCCATCAGTCAGCCACGGTCCAGTACAGGACGCCGACCTCACGGGACCAAACGCCGCGCCTTGCGCATGCTGTGCGCCGTCGTGGGTGTGTTCGTCATCTGTTTCATTCCTCATCACGTCGTCCAAGGCCCGTGGACTCTCGCGGTCCTAAATATGACCGACTGGAGCCAGGAAACCAAGCAGTACCTGAACGACGCCCATCAAGTCACATTGCTCCTCATGGGCTTGAACTGTATCCTGGACCCCATCGTTTACTGCTTCTCCACCAGGAAATTCCGCATGTACATACAGGGTCACCTTAAGAAAGTGAAGCATGGGAAAACCTGCTCCAATTACACCAGCACCACGGGCATGTCAATGAAAATCAGGAATCAGAGTGAAGACCTGAGCGTCTTCGAGCAGAAGCAGTAA